A segment of the Fibrobacter succinogenes subsp. succinogenes S85 genome:
TGATTAAATTCGAGGAAAAGCCCGTAATTAAAGCCGGGGACCCACTGCTTTGTACCAAAGTTTGTCTTGACGAGTGTCTTGGTGTAAAAAGTCTGTCGGTCGAACTTGCGGTAGTCGTCGATATCGGGGTTGTTTTTACGTCCAAAGTAGTTGCCGACCCAGTCCTCGTAATGGAGTTCCAGACTGCCTGAAATGCGGTCGTTCAGTAGATAGAACTTAGGCGAAAACGAGCCCGTGACCTGCTTGCGTGAGGTCCCATAAAAGGAGAGGTCTAGCTCTGTGGCTTTTCCTCCTTCGTTATCGGGGCGGAAGAAAATGATTGCCATGGCGCCGAGCTGGTACTGCGTTTCTTCGGTATAGCCTAGGATAGGAACGGCAGAAAAACGCTGGAAGTCGTCCGTCGAATCGGCTTTAACTTCGGCGAATGCCGGTGTAGCGAAGGCTGCTAGTGCTAGTAGCTTTTTAATCAAAAAACGCATTTCGCCCAAATTTAGATAATTACCTAGGCCCGAATCTTTAAATTTTTATTTTTGTAGAAAAGAAGCAGGTTTGTTTATGCCCATTTTGTCGGTTCAGAATATTTTGCTGCGTTTTGGCGGTCCGCCGCTTTTGGATAATGTCTCGTTCGATATCGAGGCGGGTGACCGTATTTGCCTTGTGGGCCGCAATGGCGAGGGCAAGAGCACGCTTTTGAAGGTGCTGACCGGCGAGATGGAAGCGAATTCTGGCGAAATCGTAAAGAAGACGGGGCTTAAAGTCTCCCGCATGATTCAGGAAATCCCGGCGCATATTGACGGGACTGTTCGCGACATTGTGATGGGCCGCGTGTCCGTGGTGAGCGGTGGTTCCGTGATTTCGCAGAAGATTCTGGACGATGGGGCGCATAATGCGACAGCCGAGGCGATTCTCGGTAAGACGGGCATCGATGCAGATGCGCCTTACGACAGCTTGAGCGGTGGCCAGAAGCGCCGTGTGCTTTTTGCTCGTGCCGTGGCAGAAGACCCGGACCTGCTTTTGCTTGACGAACCGACGAACCATTTGGACATTCCGGCGATCCAGTGGCTAGAAGGGATTGTGACGCGTTTGAATTGCGCGGTGATGTTCGTGAGCCATGACCGTGCATTTGTCCGCCGTACGGCAACCCGCATTTTTGAACTTGACCGTGGCCGTGTGCGCAGTTGGGATTTTCCGTACGACAAGTTTGTGCAGTTCAGGGACCAGGCGCTTGCTGAAGAAGAAAAGGCAAATGCGCTTTTTGATAAGAAATTGGCTGAAGAAGAAGTCTGGATCCGCAAGGGCATCCAGGCCCGTCGTACGCGCAACGAGGGGCGAGTTCGCGCCTTGATTAAAATGCGTGAAGAACGCGCGGCCCGCCGCTCCCGTACGGGCAATGTGAATATGCAGATTACGGAAGCCGACCGTTCCGGGCGCCTCGTTGCGCGCCTTAAGAACGTGAGCTATTCCTATGATGGGAGCCCGCTCATTAGCGACCTTTCGACCGAAATCAGCCGTGGCGACCGCATTGGCATTGTGGGACCGAATGGCTCCGGCAAGACGACTCTCTTGCGCCTGATTCTTGGCGAACTCCAGCCGGAATCGGGTGAAGTCCGCCTGGGCAGTAACCTCCATATTGCGTATTTTGACCAGATGCGTACCCGCCTGCGCGAAGACAAGTCGCTCATTGAGAATATCGGTGACGGCCAGGCCTATATCACGCTGAACGGCGTCAAACGCCATGTGTTAAGTTATTTGCAAGACTTCTTGTTCTCGGCAGATCGCGCCCGCGGCCCGATCAGTGCGCTTAGCGGCGGTGAACGAAACCGCCTTTTGCTCGCGTGCCTCTTTAGCCACCCGAGCAACGTCTTGGTGCTTGACGAACCGACGAACGATTTGGACATGGAGACCCTCGACCTTTTGGCGGAACTTTTGGCCGATTATAACGGCACCGTCCTGACTGTCAGTCATGACCGTGCCTTCCTTGATTCCGTGGCTACCGGCATCCTCGCCATCGAAGATGGCGGGCATGTCTTCGAAGCGGTCGGCGGTTACTCCGATTACGAGGCAAACAAGAAAATTCGCGACAAGGAAGCCGCCCAGGCCGCCCGCCTGGCCGCCGAACGCGAAGCCGAAAAGCAGGCCCGCTCTAACGCTGGCGCCGGCGCCGCCTCTGCGGCCCCCGCGCCCGCCAAAAAGAAAAAGCGCAGCTACAACGAGGAGCGCGAATACGCCGCCCTCCCCGAAAAAATCGAAAAACTCGAAAAGGAAATTGCCGATTACCAGCTGGAACTTTCCAAGCCCGAGGTTTACACGAACGCGACCCTCATCGTGGAACTCCAGAAAAAGATTGCCGATGACGAGGCGCTGCTCGAACAGGCCTATGAGCGCTTTGAAGCCCTTGACAATTTGGGATGAAAAATTTTTGCTCCCCTAGTGACAAAACCCATTGCATAATATAGATTTACACTGAATGGGTCTTGGTGTTGAAATCTTAGAGGAGTTTAAAAATGAAATCGCTATCCTTATCTTTGGTGATGGCGTTGGCTGGCACGACAATGGGTTTTGCCGGCTCGACGGTTTGGAGTTTTGATAAGCAGAAAGGCAATGACATGCAGCCGGCATACTGGTTTAGCTATGCCCAGCCGGAACCGAATACAAAAGGTACTCTTTCCGATACCGATGACGGGTATAAGCAATTTTCTGTAGAATTGGACCTTAATTCTGACCAATACAGTGTCGCAGGCTTCGGTTTTGCATGGAAACAGACCAATAAGCAAGATGTCGATGTAGACCTTTCATCTCATTCCGGCCTTTGCATTACCTATAAGGCTGATCGCCAGTTCCGTTTGGACTTGAAACAGTCTACGATTACGGACTACAATTATTATGGCACGGACCTCCCTGCTGCGTCAACATTTACTTCCAGATATATTGATTTTCAGAATTTCGCCCAGGAAGCAGGCTGGGGCGAGACTGCCTCGCTGGATTTGACGAAACAGCTTGCCATCCAGATGAGCTACAAGGCAGGCCATGCCAATAGCTTTGAAGCGAGCGATGCCACTAGGCATAAAAACGTCATTACGATTTCTGGCATTTCTCTCGGCGAATGCGGATCGGTTATTGAAGAGCCCTCTCTCTCGGTACTTGAACCGTATAACAAGGCCCAGACCGTAACGATCAAGGAAACGGATTCCTTGAAGATTCCTCTTTCGGCGGTGTTCTCTGCGGGTGAAAATGACGAGATTACGATTGCGACTTCGATGCCTGCCAATATCTTGACGAAGGTCAAGCCGACAGATGCCCCGACTTTGAAGGATACGCTTGTCTTTGTGTCTAGAAATATTGAAAGCGACACCGCCTTGACGCTGAATGTCTTTGCGTTGAGTAGCGAAGGTTCTTCTGTAAAGGCGCAGTTTAACGTTATTGTTACCGCAGTCTCCGACGGTCCTGTCGGTCCGACTTGCCCGGGTGACCCGGAATGCCCGGATGATCCGCCTGCAGAAAATCACCCGACGGTTGTGCTTGATCCGTACAATGTTGAAGTGACCTATTTGGATACCATACTGGAAGCCGATACGTTGAAGATTGCTCTTGCCGACCTGTTTGCCGACGAGGATAATGACAAGCTTACGTTTGTGGTCGACATGTCAGCAAAGTTGATGAAGGTTCTCACGGCAATCGATAAGGTTACCTTGAAGGATACCCTCAAGATTGTTTCTTCGGGAGTCAAGAAGGATACGACCTTTATTCTTACTGTCTATGCTACGGATGGAAATTCGGATTTGGTCCATGTCAACTTCGGTGTTACAATCAAGGATTCGAATACGCCTCCGGTTGCTGCTGATGCCGAATTCAAGATGCAGGAAGGTGGCGACCTCATCGTTCCGATTGTCCGCGGCCTTGCAACGCTAGGTACCGATTTGGACGGCGATGACTTCTTGGTCGTGCCTATTGACTCTACCAAGCATGGTAAGTTGACGGAATTCTCTCAGCTGGGTTCGTTCGTCTACACTCCGGAAAAGGATTTCCGTGGCGATGACACGTTGACCTATGTGCTTGTGGAAACCGCAAACCACGAAATGATCAGTAACAAGGGTACCGTGGTTATCCATGTGTTGCCGATTAACGCAAAGCCTACAGTGACCATTGCCGATAGCACGTTCCTCAGGGATACGCTTGCTCTCGATATGGACTTTGACGAAGATACCGTGAAGCAAATCAAGATTCCGGCTAAGTCCTTGGTCTTTAGCGACCGTGAAGTTACGGAAGGTACGCAGGAGCTCACCTACAATGTTAAGGGAACAAAGATTATCCCGGCTGTTGATAGCGTGAACGCAAGCTACTATTACATTTCTCTGAAGCCGGTGACAAGCGCAACGGGCCTTGCAACGATTTTCTTCTACGCATCTGACGGTAGTGATTCTGTGGGCGTGAACCTGTATGTGAAACTCATCTCCCCGAAGGATGTGGCTCAGGCTGTAAAGGATGAGTACACTACGTTTAACGACAGTACTCTGACAGTGGATGCCAAGACGGGTGTCCTTGCCAACGACAAGTATCCTGAAGGTACGACAAAGGGTATGACGGCTGAACTTGCCCAGAAGCCTGCTCATGGTACGCTAACCCTCAATAAGGATGGTAGCTTCAAGTATGTTCCGGAAGAAGGCTATGAAGGTGTTGATTACTTTGGTTACTATGCAGTTGTCAATGAAACGAAATCTAAGGCTGCTATTGTGACTATCGTGGTTGATAAGCGTAACTTGCTCCCGACCGTTGTCGTGAAGACGGAAACGCTTGATACGACTGTGACAGAAGACTTCCCGACGACGAGAGCTTTGAAGTACACGAGTTCCGTTGTTGCCTCCTGGTTCAAGGATCCGGAAGGTGACCCGCTGACTTACTCCGCAAAGAGCAAGGATGGAAAACTCAAGGCCGAAATAACGGACAAGGGTATTCTTGAAATCAATTCTGTTCCGGATTCTTGTGGCAAGGCCTACGTGGTCGTAACCGCAACGGACAAGAAGTCTGGCTCCAAGAGCTTTGAGTTCCTGGTGAACATCACTCCGGTGAACGACAAGCCTGTGTTGCTGCATGCGGATACAGTTTATGTTGACAACGAAAACTGGAAGGTCAAGTTGGATCTTGATACGCTTGTGTTCGATGTGGATGGCGATGAACTCACGTTTACGCCGAACGAAACGAGCGCCTTGTCGAAGTATATGACGATATCGATTAAGGGCTCTGTTCTTACGATAACTGCTATTGATGAACTCAAGTACAAGGACGGTTCGAAATACGCTCTTGGCGTGAAGGTCACGGACCCGAGCAAGTCTGGCGTGGTGATTCCGCTGTATATCGTTGTTGGCAAGGCTCCTGCTAGCCTGAAACCGCAATTTGTCCAGCCGAAGAACACATGGCAGAATGCCGTGATGGCCAAGCGTGGTACTGCTAAGATCATGGACATGAAGGGCCGCGTGGTCTGGAATGCAAAGCTCCCGGTGAACCCGGCTGAAGTGCTCAATGCTTCTGCCAAGGTGCAGGGCCGCAAGATCCTCCGCGTCAATAACCAGACATGGACGATTAAGTAAGTTCGCTTCGCTTTGGGTAAAAAAGAAGAGGCTCCGCAATGCGGAGCCTTTTTCTGACCGTTCGCGCTAGAATCTGCAAAACATGTGCAGGGCTGGCGCTCACTCTCGCAACCGTCCCAGCTTAACGCATGGGACTTGTTGCTCACTATTCTGCTTTGCGTTACTTCACCAGTGCTTCGGTGTCGAGAGCGATGAGCAATTCTTCGTTTGTTGCAACGACGATTGCCTTCGGCGTGCCATCCTTTGTGATGAGGTGGTTGGATTCCTTGCCGCTCTTGAGGTTGCGTTCTTCGTCGACCTGGTAGCCGAGGAGCTTCAGGTTGTCGAGAGCCTGCTTGCGGACGTAGAAGCTGTTTTCGCCGATGCCGCCCGTGAAGACGATGGCGTCAATGCGTGGGAGAGCCATGGCGATGCCGCCGATTTCGCGGGTAAGGCGGTAGCAGAAGACGTCAAGGGCGATTTGGGCGCGCTTGTTGCCTTCGCTTGCGGCCTGCGTGAGAGTACGCATGTCGTTAGAGAGTCCAGAGAGGCCCAACAAGCCGGATTCCTTGTTCACGAGGTGGTCAAGCTTGTCGATGGTGCCGTATTCTTCGCCGTACTTCTTTGCGATGTAGAAGAGGATTGCCGGATCGAGGCTACCGGAGCGGGTTCCCATGATGAGGCCTTCGAGCGGGGTGAAGCCCATCGTGGTATCAACGCACTGGCCGTTCAAGATGGCGGAGCAGCTGGAGCCGTTGCCGAGGTGAGCCGTGATGAGGCAGGTTTCTTCGGGCTTGGTGCCGAGAACCTTGCAAGCTTCGGCGGTCACAAAGCGGTGGCTTGTGCCATGAGCACCGTAACGGCGGATGCCGTCGTTTTCATAGAACTTGTACGGGATACCGTAGAGGTAGGCCTTCTGCGGCATTGTCTGGTGGAAAGCCGTATCGAACACGGCGACCTGCGGGAGGCCCGGGAAGAACTTGGTAGCGCATTCCATACCGGTAGCGTGTGCCGGTTCGTGGAGCGGGGCAAAGAGCGTGATGCTGCGGATGTAGTCAATGACTTCCTGCGAGACCTTTTCGCTCTTGATGTACTTACCGCCATGCACGACGCGGTGGCCGATGGCTTCGATCGTGTCGGTGAGTTTCTGGGCGTCGAGGAATTTCTTGACCTGATCCACGGCTTCGGCATGCGTGGGGCAGTCGAAGTTGAAGTCAATCTTGCCTTCAGGACCCTTGGCCTTGGTGTGACCGTTCACGCCGATGTTTTCGACGAGGCCGCTAGCGATGGATTCCTGGGTCTTTGTATCAATGACAGCAAATTTTACAGA
Coding sequences within it:
- a CDS encoding ATP-binding cassette domain-containing protein → MPILSVQNILLRFGGPPLLDNVSFDIEAGDRICLVGRNGEGKSTLLKVLTGEMEANSGEIVKKTGLKVSRMIQEIPAHIDGTVRDIVMGRVSVVSGGSVISQKILDDGAHNATAEAILGKTGIDADAPYDSLSGGQKRRVLFARAVAEDPDLLLLDEPTNHLDIPAIQWLEGIVTRLNCAVMFVSHDRAFVRRTATRIFELDRGRVRSWDFPYDKFVQFRDQALAEEEKANALFDKKLAEEEVWIRKGIQARRTRNEGRVRALIKMREERAARRSRTGNVNMQITEADRSGRLVARLKNVSYSYDGSPLISDLSTEISRGDRIGIVGPNGSGKTTLLRLILGELQPESGEVRLGSNLHIAYFDQMRTRLREDKSLIENIGDGQAYITLNGVKRHVLSYLQDFLFSADRARGPISALSGGERNRLLLACLFSHPSNVLVLDEPTNDLDMETLDLLAELLADYNGTVLTVSHDRAFLDSVATGILAIEDGGHVFEAVGGYSDYEANKKIRDKEAAQAARLAAEREAEKQARSNAGAGAASAAPAPAKKKKRSYNEEREYAALPEKIEKLEKEIADYQLELSKPEVYTNATLIVELQKKIADDEALLEQAYERFEALDNLG
- a CDS encoding tandem-95 repeat protein produces the protein MKSLSLSLVMALAGTTMGFAGSTVWSFDKQKGNDMQPAYWFSYAQPEPNTKGTLSDTDDGYKQFSVELDLNSDQYSVAGFGFAWKQTNKQDVDVDLSSHSGLCITYKADRQFRLDLKQSTITDYNYYGTDLPAASTFTSRYIDFQNFAQEAGWGETASLDLTKQLAIQMSYKAGHANSFEASDATRHKNVITISGISLGECGSVIEEPSLSVLEPYNKAQTVTIKETDSLKIPLSAVFSAGENDEITIATSMPANILTKVKPTDAPTLKDTLVFVSRNIESDTALTLNVFALSSEGSSVKAQFNVIVTAVSDGPVGPTCPGDPECPDDPPAENHPTVVLDPYNVEVTYLDTILEADTLKIALADLFADEDNDKLTFVVDMSAKLMKVLTAIDKVTLKDTLKIVSSGVKKDTTFILTVYATDGNSDLVHVNFGVTIKDSNTPPVAADAEFKMQEGGDLIVPIVRGLATLGTDLDGDDFLVVPIDSTKHGKLTEFSQLGSFVYTPEKDFRGDDTLTYVLVETANHEMISNKGTVVIHVLPINAKPTVTIADSTFLRDTLALDMDFDEDTVKQIKIPAKSLVFSDREVTEGTQELTYNVKGTKIIPAVDSVNASYYYISLKPVTSATGLATIFFYASDGSDSVGVNLYVKLISPKDVAQAVKDEYTTFNDSTLTVDAKTGVLANDKYPEGTTKGMTAELAQKPAHGTLTLNKDGSFKYVPEEGYEGVDYFGYYAVVNETKSKAAIVTIVVDKRNLLPTVVVKTETLDTTVTEDFPTTRALKYTSSVVASWFKDPEGDPLTYSAKSKDGKLKAEITDKGILEINSVPDSCGKAYVVVTATDKKSGSKSFEFLVNITPVNDKPVLLHADTVYVDNENWKVKLDLDTLVFDVDGDELTFTPNETSALSKYMTISIKGSVLTITAIDELKYKDGSKYALGVKVTDPSKSGVVIPLYIVVGKAPASLKPQFVQPKNTWQNAVMAKRGTAKIMDMKGRVVWNAKLPVNPAEVLNASAKVQGRKILRVNNQTWTIK
- a CDS encoding acetate/propionate family kinase, which codes for MRVLVLNCGSSSVKFAVIDTKTQESIASGLVENIGVNGHTKAKGPEGKIDFNFDCPTHAEAVDQVKKFLDAQKLTDTIEAIGHRVVHGGKYIKSEKVSQEVIDYIRSITLFAPLHEPAHATGMECATKFFPGLPQVAVFDTAFHQTMPQKAYLYGIPYKFYENDGIRRYGAHGTSHRFVTAEACKVLGTKPEETCLITAHLGNGSSCSAILNGQCVDTTMGFTPLEGLIMGTRSGSLDPAILFYIAKKYGEEYGTIDKLDHLVNKESGLLGLSGLSNDMRTLTQAASEGNKRAQIALDVFCYRLTREIGGIAMALPRIDAIVFTGGIGENSFYVRKQALDNLKLLGYQVDEERNLKSGKESNHLITKDGTPKAIVVATNEELLIALDTEALVK